One stretch of Astatotilapia calliptera chromosome 3, fAstCal1.2, whole genome shotgun sequence DNA includes these proteins:
- the LOC113014136 gene encoding GTPase IMAP family member 4-like, giving the protein MYRIVLLGGSKSGKSSLANSVLGEDVFKVDNTECQTESKSLHGRRITLINTPDFSGPGRSEEELKPEILRCITECTPGPHAFLIVLKVEKSTEQQQQKAVIEKIRQYFSEEVFKYAAVVFIQDGPDSDEMKMKDFIDQNKYLSDLMRKCKSRYHIINKYSRQGDISQSQVTELLNTVDQIVAENKDRCYTSKMLPQGDTHNKANNSVSKNKMIKLTGCAAKSVAKAFSGPAVVVLTPGTTNGAEELIGQKEPISEVKNKGSLTEMTSKVDGKTTKKTGEEGGKTKEDPLLQGEREDGNVAQKAGGLECFIHDMI; this is encoded by the exons atgTACAGGATTGTCCTGCTGGGAGGCAGTAAATCTGGGAAAAGCAGCCTAGCAAACAGCGTGTTGGGAGAAGATGTGTTCAAAGTTGACAACACTGAGTGCCAAACTGAGTCCAAATCTCTTCATGGAAGAAGAATTACCCTGATCAACACTCCTGATTTCTCTGGCCCAGGTAGAtcagaggaggagctgaagcCTGAAATACTGAGGTGTATCACTGAGTGCACTCCAGGGCCTCATGCTTTTCTCATTGTGCTCAAAGTGGAGAAAtccacagagcagcagcaacagaaggCTGTTATTGAGAAAATACGTCAGTATTTCTCAGAGGAAGTTTTCAAATATGCTGCAGTTGTCTTTATTCAGGATGGACCAGACTCAGATGAAatgaagatgaaagactttataGATCAGAATAAATATCTGAGTGATCTAATGAGGAAATGCAAGAGCCGATACCACATCATTAATAAATACAGCCGACAGGGTGACATCAGCCAGTCCCAGGTTACAGAGCTGCTCAACACAGTAGATCAGATAGTTGCAGAAAACAAAGATCGGTGCTACACCAGCAAGATGTTGCCACAAGGAGACACCCACAATAAGGCTAACAACAGTGTCTCTAAGAATAAGATGATCAAATTGACAGGCTGTGCAGCAAAATCAGTGGCAAAGGCTTTCTCTGGACCAGCTGTTGTAGTTTTAACCCCAGGAACAACAAACGGAGCAGAGGAATTAATTGGACAGAAAGAACCTATATCAGAAGTGAAAAACAAAGGTTCCCTGACAGAAATGACAAGCAAGGtagatggaaaaacaacaaagaaaacaggagaagaaGGAGGGAAGACAAAAGAAGATCCACTTCTCcaaggagaaagagaagacGGCAATGTTGCTCAAAAAGCAGGAGGACTGGAGTGCTTT attcatGACATGATCTAA